A genome region from Arachis duranensis cultivar V14167 chromosome 6, aradu.V14167.gnm2.J7QH, whole genome shotgun sequence includes the following:
- the LOC107492152 gene encoding 60S ribosomal protein L22-2 produces MSRGGAVGAKGKKKGATFTIDCTKPVEDKIMDIASLEKFLQERIKVGGKAGALGDSVTVSREKNKITVTSDSNFSKRYLKYLTKKYLKKHNVRDWLRVIASNKDRNVYELRYFNIAENEGEEED; encoded by the exons ATGAGTCGAGGGGGTGCAGTTGGAGCTAAGGGAAAAAAGAAGGGTGCAACATTCACCATTGACTGCACAAAACCAGTGGAGGACAAGATTATGGACATTGCTTCTCTTGAGAAGTTCCTTCAAGAGAGGATTAAGGTTGGTGGCAAAGCTGGTGCTCTTGGTGATTCTGTCACTGTCTCCCGTGAGAAGAACAAGATCACTGTCACCTCTGACAGTAACTTCTCCAAGCG GTACTTGAAGTATTTGACAAAGAAGTACTTGAAGAAACACAATGTGCGTGATTGGCTCAGGGTGATTGCTTCTAACAAAGATAGGAATGTCTATGAACTGAGGTACTTCAACATTGCTGAGAATgaaggagaggaagaagatTAA